A section of the Bacteroidota bacterium genome encodes:
- a CDS encoding LptF/LptG family permease: MKLHVFPRHLSFYLLRAHIGPFLFSLCTLMFLFLLQFVMKFIDQLVGKGLSAWTIFELITLNLAWMLVLAVPMSVLVAVLMAFGDLSSRNEITAMKASGVSIYRMMAPVVVTAGILATLLVVFNNDVLPEANHRAKTLTMDIRRKRPTFSMVAGLFSQEIQGYSMLVKKTFEKSNDLEGITLYDYTNPNSNVVITAERGTISFSQDTRKLIMDLHRGEIHELNLANMVEYKRIRFENHRIVTDVQGFDFERTEEGTVMRGDRELSAHVMLGIVDSLQQSRQKLDSGLQHLVTQDMERLLTGLVPQKPAPPAEGQITFGTFNMPAQLLQTTIRGTESAETRVRVTSSTVQNELLRIDMENRRIDQYKVEIHKKYSIPIACIVFVLVGVPLGIMSRRGGFGIAATLSFGFFLMYWAFLIGGEKLADRNLLSPFWGMWAANILLGIIGVYLTLRIGKEAVVIDWGFMRRLIPKRWRKDMPEDASYNARFAE; the protein is encoded by the coding sequence ATGAAGCTTCACGTCTTTCCGCGACATCTTTCATTCTACCTCCTGCGCGCCCACATCGGACCGTTTCTCTTCTCGCTTTGCACGCTGATGTTCCTGTTTCTCCTTCAATTTGTAATGAAGTTTATCGATCAGCTTGTGGGAAAGGGATTGAGCGCATGGACGATCTTTGAACTCATCACACTGAATCTTGCTTGGATGCTTGTCCTTGCCGTGCCAATGTCCGTATTGGTTGCCGTACTCATGGCATTCGGCGATCTTTCATCACGAAACGAAATCACTGCGATGAAAGCAAGCGGCGTGAGCATTTACCGGATGATGGCGCCTGTAGTTGTGACTGCGGGAATTCTGGCGACATTGCTCGTGGTGTTCAATAATGACGTTCTGCCGGAAGCAAACCACCGCGCCAAGACGCTGACGATGGATATCCGCCGCAAGCGACCAACGTTCAGCATGGTTGCAGGCCTGTTCTCCCAGGAGATTCAGGGATACAGCATGCTTGTGAAGAAGACGTTCGAGAAGAGCAACGACCTTGAAGGGATCACACTGTACGACTATACGAATCCGAATTCCAACGTCGTTATCACTGCCGAACGGGGAACAATCTCCTTTTCCCAGGATACCCGCAAGCTCATTATGGATTTGCACAGGGGCGAGATCCACGAACTCAACCTTGCGAACATGGTCGAGTACAAACGCATCCGGTTCGAGAACCACCGCATTGTAACAGATGTACAGGGATTCGATTTCGAGCGAACCGAGGAAGGCACGGTGATGCGCGGCGACCGTGAGCTGAGTGCACACGTCATGCTGGGTATTGTTGACAGCCTGCAACAATCCAGACAAAAGCTCGACTCCGGCCTCCAGCACCTTGTGACACAGGATATGGAACGCCTCCTCACCGGCCTCGTTCCCCAAAAACCGGCACCCCCTGCCGAGGGGCAAATCACGTTCGGCACATTCAACATGCCCGCACAGCTTCTTCAGACTACCATCAGAGGAACCGAATCAGCCGAGACTCGCGTTCGTGTCACAAGCTCGACTGTGCAGAATGAGCTGCTGCGTATCGACATGGAAAACAGAAGAATCGACCAGTACAAAGTGGAGATTCACAAGAAGTACTCGATTCCGATTGCGTGCATTGTGTTCGTACTGGTGGGTGTACCGCTGGGCATCATGTCGCGGCGCGGAGGATTCGGTATTGCCGCAACCCTGAGCTTCGGATTTTTCCTGATGTACTGGGCTTTTCTGATTGGAGGAGAAAAACTCGCCGACCGCAATCTCCTCTCGCCATTCTGGGGCATGTGGGCGGCCAACATTCTACTCGGCATCATCGGCGTGTACCTGACTCTGCGTATCGGCAAAGAAGCCGTGGTTATCGACTGGGGCTTTATGCGAAGACTCATTCCGAAGCGTTGGCGCAAGGACATGCCGGAGGATGCATCGTACAATGCCCGGTTTGCCGAATGA
- the lptG gene encoding LPS export ABC transporter permease LptG, translating into MKLIDRYIIRQFLTTTLFSLLGVLVVFIVIDAMENLDDFIDRNASVQIILTYYLYFMPEIIKLIMPVALLLASLFVTARMSTQNELTAMKAGGMSLYRIVIPYLVVAFIISIASVYFNGWIVPKANKHKFTLERVYLLKNTVSGSGANIYIQDSPTRILSIGYYDEYRSTASRVSIQDFNDTNRTMLVGRIDAQTMEWDSTGHRWMMRSGVRRWFADDKEHYEAFEIHFLEKIHFDPEDLRKKQEQPDEMEYRALEKFIDNQRRAGQDVSRWLVDYHSKISFPFASVIVVLFGVPFASVKRRGGIGVQLGISLLICFIYLIFMKVSQVFGYNGDVNPLLTAWMANLLFLVGAAFIIIRVQK; encoded by the coding sequence ATGAAGTTGATCGATCGCTATATCATCAGGCAATTCCTCACGACTACACTCTTTTCGCTGTTGGGCGTTCTCGTTGTCTTCATCGTTATTGATGCGATGGAAAACCTGGATGATTTTATCGACAGAAACGCATCAGTCCAAATCATCCTCACGTACTACCTGTATTTCATGCCGGAGATCATCAAACTGATCATGCCGGTTGCCTTGTTGCTGGCGAGCCTCTTTGTCACCGCCCGAATGTCAACACAGAACGAACTGACGGCAATGAAAGCAGGTGGCATGAGTTTATACAGAATCGTCATCCCCTATCTTGTTGTCGCATTCATCATCAGCATCGCGTCCGTGTACTTCAACGGCTGGATCGTTCCAAAAGCAAACAAGCACAAGTTCACGCTCGAGCGAGTGTATTTGCTGAAGAACACCGTCAGCGGATCGGGGGCAAATATCTACATTCAGGACTCGCCGACCCGCATTCTCTCCATAGGATACTATGATGAATACCGCTCGACCGCAAGCCGCGTGAGTATTCAGGATTTCAACGACACCAATCGCACAATGCTGGTTGGACGCATCGATGCTCAGACGATGGAATGGGACTCCACCGGCCACCGGTGGATGATGCGGTCAGGCGTCAGGCGCTGGTTCGCCGACGACAAGGAGCATTACGAAGCATTCGAGATTCACTTTCTGGAGAAGATCCATTTCGACCCCGAAGATTTGCGCAAGAAACAGGAACAACCCGATGAAATGGAGTATCGGGCTCTCGAGAAGTTTATCGACAATCAACGCCGTGCAGGGCAGGATGTTTCGCGCTGGTTGGTGGATTATCACAGCAAAATTTCGTTTCCGTTTGCGTCGGTGATTGTGGTATTGTTCGGGGTTCCGTTTGCGTCGGTGAAACGGCGTGGAGGAATTGGCGTGCAACTCGGCATCAGCCTGCTGATTTGTTTCATCTATCTTATCTTCATGAAAGTAAGCCAGGTGTTCGGTTACAACGGCGATGTCAATCCGTTGCTTACCGCTTGGATGGCAAACCTTCTTTTTTTAGTCGGCGCTGCGTTCATCATCATCCGCGTGCAAAAATAG